The following coding sequences are from one Chaetodon trifascialis isolate fChaTrf1 chromosome 24, fChaTrf1.hap1, whole genome shotgun sequence window:
- the LOC139352111 gene encoding calcipressin-1-like isoform X2 translates to MHIKTTKCNRFCLVASVTNQEVFNHPEAQATFEALFRSFDPEVQFQYFKSFRRVRISFSDALAAAEARLRLHKTDFNGKEMRLYFAQSVHIGSPRLEPPKPEKQFLISPPASPPVGWEQSQDATPVINYDLLCAISKLGPGEKYELHTATPTTPSVVVHVCEDERGDSSAPDDSDQDDKPRPPRPKIIQTRRPDYVPGVEQ, encoded by the exons ATGCACATCAAGACCACCAAGTGTAACCGCTTCTGCCTGGTCGCCTCGGTGACCAACCAGGAAGTGTTCAACCATCCCGAGGCACAG gCCACGTTCGAAGCCTTGTTCCGCTCATTCGACCCGGAGGTGCAGTTCCAGTACTTCAAGTCTTTCCGTCGAGTCAGGATCAGTTTCAGCGACGCTCTGGCTGCAGCCGAGGCGAGACTCCGGCTCCACAAGACCGACTTCAACGGCAAAGAGATGAGACTCTACTTTGCACAG tctgtccaCATAGGGAGTCCTCGGTTAGAGCCCCCCAAGCCAGAAAAGCAGTTCCTGATCTCCCCCCCTGCCTCCCCTCCAGTCGGGTGGGAGCAGTCCCAGGATGCCACGCCAGTCATCAACTACGACCTGCTGTGTGCCATCTCGAAGCTAGGACCAG GGGAGAAGTACGAGCTCCACACCgccacccccaccacccccagCGTGGTCGTCCATGTCTGCGAGGATGAGCGTGGCGACAGCTCAGCCCCCGATGACAGCGACCAAGACGACAAGCCCCGCCCGCCGCGGCCGAAGATCATCCAGACGCGACGCCCCGACTATGTGCCCGGAGTGGAGCAGTGA